The following proteins are encoded in a genomic region of uncultured Umboniibacter sp.:
- the ettA gene encoding energy-dependent translational throttle protein EttA, whose protein sequence is MAEYVFSMNRVGKIVPPKRHILKNISLSFFPGAKIGVLGLNGAGKSTLLRIMAGVDKDYEGEARPMPGIKVGYLEQEPHLDPEKDVRGNVEDGVREAVDALAGLDQVYADYAEPDADFDALAKKQARFEDIIQAWDAHNLDNRFEVAANALRLPAWDADVTNLSGGERRRVALCRLLMSRPDMLLLDEPTNHLDAESVAWLERFLLDFDGTVVAITHDRYFLDNCAGWILELDRGEGIPYEGNYTTWLEQKEARLAMEAKQEAAHAKTMKHELEWARQNPKGRRAKNKARLARVEEMSGREFQKRNETNEIYIPPGERLGDKVIEFNNVTKRFDDKVLYEDLSFSIPKGAIVGIVGGNGAGKSTLFKLINGQEQPDGGNIEIGESVKLAFVDQSRDALDNDKSVWEEVSGGLDNITIGNYTTSSRAYVGRFNFKGMDQQKRVGDLSGGERGRLHLANILKQGANVLLLDEPTNDLDVETLRALEEALLNYPGCAMVISHDRWFLDRVATHILAFEGDSKVVFMEGSYADYHEDLIARHGPNYEPSRIKYTKLKD, encoded by the coding sequence ATGGCTGAATACGTTTTTTCAATGAATCGTGTGGGCAAAATCGTTCCGCCGAAACGTCATATCCTGAAGAATATCTCTCTGTCATTTTTTCCTGGCGCCAAGATTGGCGTTTTAGGCTTAAACGGGGCGGGTAAATCTACCTTGCTTCGTATTATGGCTGGAGTAGATAAAGATTATGAGGGTGAAGCTCGGCCCATGCCGGGTATCAAGGTGGGTTACCTCGAGCAGGAACCACATCTGGACCCTGAAAAGGATGTTCGCGGTAATGTTGAAGATGGCGTTCGCGAAGCTGTTGATGCCTTAGCTGGCCTCGATCAGGTTTATGCCGACTATGCAGAGCCAGACGCCGACTTTGACGCGCTGGCTAAAAAACAGGCGCGCTTTGAGGATATTATTCAGGCGTGGGATGCGCACAATCTAGACAACCGATTTGAAGTCGCCGCAAATGCGCTACGTTTGCCTGCTTGGGATGCGGATGTCACTAATTTGTCGGGTGGTGAACGTCGTCGCGTAGCGCTATGCCGCCTGCTTATGTCGCGCCCTGATATGCTGCTACTGGATGAGCCGACTAACCACCTAGATGCCGAATCAGTAGCTTGGTTAGAACGCTTCCTCTTAGACTTTGATGGGACTGTTGTGGCCATTACTCACGATCGCTACTTCCTTGATAACTGTGCCGGCTGGATTCTTGAATTAGACCGTGGCGAAGGTATTCCCTACGAAGGGAACTACACCACTTGGTTAGAGCAAAAGGAAGCGCGTTTGGCGATGGAAGCGAAACAGGAGGCCGCTCATGCAAAAACTATGAAGCATGAATTGGAGTGGGCTCGCCAGAATCCGAAGGGTCGTAGAGCGAAGAATAAGGCTCGTTTGGCGCGCGTAGAGGAAATGAGCGGTCGTGAATTTCAGAAGCGTAATGAGACTAACGAAATCTACATTCCGCCCGGTGAGCGTTTGGGTGACAAGGTTATCGAGTTTAACAACGTTACCAAGCGTTTCGATGACAAGGTGCTCTACGAGGATCTCAGTTTCTCCATTCCGAAGGGTGCTATTGTGGGGATTGTTGGCGGTAACGGTGCCGGTAAATCTACACTATTCAAGTTGATCAACGGTCAAGAGCAACCGGACGGTGGTAATATCGAGATTGGCGAAAGCGTAAAATTGGCATTCGTTGATCAGAGCCGTGATGCGCTCGATAATGACAAAAGCGTTTGGGAAGAAGTCTCGGGCGGCTTAGACAATATCACTATTGGCAATTACACCACCTCAAGCCGTGCCTATGTGGGGCGTTTTAATTTTAAGGGAATGGACCAGCAGAAGCGCGTGGGTGATCTTTCGGGTGGTGAACGCGGTCGTCTACATTTGGCGAATATTCTCAAACAAGGTGCTAACGTACTTCTGTTGGATGAGCCAACTAACGACTTAGACGTAGAAACGCTCCGAGCATTGGAAGAGGCGTTGTTGAATTATCCGGGTTGTGCCATGGTTATCTCGCACGATCGTTGGTTCCTGGATCGTGTTGCCACTCACATCTTGGCGTTTGAAGGTGACTCAAAAGTCGTCTTTATGGAAGGTTCTTACGCGGACTACCACGAGGATTTGATTGCTCGCCATGGTCCTAACTATGAACCATCGCGCATCAAGTATACTAAGTTGAAAGACTAG
- a CDS encoding acyl-CoA dehydrogenase family protein — MSEEITLFKDMVLRFFEQEVAPHYEQWEHDHSMPRDFWRTMGEAGLLLVDMPEEFGGSETSVDVALMIMEELSRCGYFSLATGYNIHANIVAPYVMNIGNDAQRARWIPGMASGDIVTALGMTEPGAGSDVAGMRSTAIREGDHYRLNGSKIFITNGIHADMVIVCAKTDPAAGAKGISLFLVDTSLPGFYKGKRLEKMGQHSSDTAELFFEDVMVPAECLLGEEGKGFMYLMQELPRERLGCAIQAIGHAQGALDMTCEYVTDRKAFGQSIAQFQNTRFKLAELKTELEMSRALYEKLKAKFAEDQMTVDDGAMIKLASTEMELKMVDTCLQLHGGYGYTDEYEISRFYRDARVQTIYAGSSEIMKEVVARSILGR, encoded by the coding sequence ATGTCAGAAGAAATTACACTTTTTAAAGATATGGTTCTGCGCTTTTTCGAACAGGAAGTGGCGCCACACTACGAGCAGTGGGAACACGACCACAGCATGCCACGCGATTTTTGGCGCACGATGGGCGAAGCGGGGTTATTGCTAGTAGATATGCCGGAAGAATTCGGCGGCTCGGAAACCAGCGTTGATGTAGCGCTAATGATTATGGAGGAGCTATCACGCTGTGGTTATTTTAGCCTAGCTACGGGTTACAACATCCATGCGAATATCGTCGCGCCTTATGTCATGAATATTGGCAACGATGCGCAACGTGCACGCTGGATCCCAGGGATGGCGAGTGGCGACATCGTTACGGCTCTGGGGATGACCGAACCTGGTGCAGGTAGCGACGTGGCGGGTATGCGTAGCACTGCCATTCGCGAGGGCGACCACTACCGCCTTAATGGCTCAAAAATCTTTATCACTAATGGCATCCACGCCGATATGGTCATTGTCTGTGCCAAGACTGATCCCGCCGCAGGGGCGAAAGGCATTTCACTGTTCTTAGTTGACACCTCGCTACCAGGGTTTTACAAGGGTAAAAGACTAGAGAAAATGGGCCAGCACAGCAGTGATACTGCCGAACTCTTCTTCGAAGATGTCATGGTGCCAGCAGAATGTTTGCTGGGTGAAGAAGGCAAGGGCTTCATGTACCTTATGCAGGAACTGCCTCGTGAACGTTTGGGCTGTGCAATTCAAGCTATCGGCCACGCTCAGGGCGCGCTTGATATGACCTGTGAATACGTCACGGACCGCAAAGCATTCGGCCAGAGCATAGCTCAGTTCCAGAATACCCGCTTCAAGCTCGCTGAGCTGAAGACGGAACTCGAGATGAGCCGCGCTCTCTACGAAAAATTAAAAGCCAAGTTCGCTGAAGATCAAATGACCGTTGATGACGGTGCGATGATCAAATTGGCGTCGACTGAAATGGAACTGAAAATGGTAGATACCTGCCTACAGCTTCACGGTGGTTATGGCTACACGGACGAATACGAAATCTCTCGTTTCTACCGTGACGCGCGAGTACAAACTATCTATGCAGGAAGTTCTGAGATCATGAAAGAAGTGGTAGCGCGAAGCATTCTTGGGCGCTAA
- a CDS encoding TIGR00730 family Rossman fold protein, with protein sequence MIQRICVYCGSSGQVSPSYLTEAAALGRLFAEQQITLVYGGANVGSMGAMADACLAAGGEVIGVMPKGLEEKEVAHQGLTELHIVADMHQRKAMMADLADAFIALPGGMGTLEELFEALTWAQLEFHGKAIGVLNSQGYFSQLLAFLSHAAAEGFMHERHVGLLLEDSSAPGLLEKLRNYQPQQQSKWW encoded by the coding sequence ATGATCCAACGAATTTGTGTTTATTGTGGTTCGTCAGGCCAGGTGTCCCCGAGTTATCTAACCGAGGCCGCGGCGCTAGGAAGACTCTTTGCCGAACAACAGATCACCCTCGTCTATGGCGGTGCTAATGTGGGTTCCATGGGGGCTATGGCCGATGCCTGCTTGGCAGCAGGGGGAGAGGTCATTGGGGTGATGCCTAAAGGTTTGGAAGAGAAGGAAGTCGCCCATCAGGGCTTGACCGAACTGCATATCGTAGCAGACATGCATCAGCGCAAGGCGATGATGGCCGACCTAGCCGATGCATTCATCGCTCTGCCGGGTGGAATGGGCACGCTTGAGGAATTGTTTGAGGCGCTCACCTGGGCGCAGCTAGAATTTCACGGTAAAGCCATTGGCGTGTTAAATAGTCAGGGCTATTTTAGTCAACTTCTTGCATTCCTCAGCCACGCTGCAGCGGAAGGGTTCATGCATGAAAGACACGTTGGACTATTGCTGGAAGATTCCTCAGCCCCGGGATTGCTAGAGAAGCTGCGAAACTACCAACCACAGCAACAAAGCAAATGGTGGTAA
- a CDS encoding GIY-YIG nuclease family protein: MQNDELNWSVYLIETVDNTLYCGVSNDVEARYQAHCAGKGAKYTRAHRPKELVWTETGHSYSSALKREYAIKKLSRKRKLSLIAGTSS, from the coding sequence GTGCAAAATGACGAACTAAATTGGTCCGTTTACCTCATTGAGACCGTGGATAACACGCTCTACTGCGGCGTCAGCAATGACGTTGAAGCTCGATACCAAGCCCACTGTGCTGGCAAAGGCGCCAAGTACACTCGCGCACATCGCCCCAAAGAGCTAGTCTGGACCGAGACGGGCCACTCCTATTCGTCGGCCCTGAAACGCGAGTACGCGATTAAAAAACTATCACGTAAACGGAAACTCTCTCTTATTGCAGGAACTAGCTCATGA